From Candidatus Rubidus massiliensis, a single genomic window includes:
- a CDS encoding YheO-like PAS domain protein, translating into MNDLAIYFSVAQAINILLHPYGEIVIHDLKTGQIAAIYNNFSKRKVGDESLIEDLEDYEKLPDVFPVYSKMNWDGRKMKSSTATLRDKKGKPIGLLCINLDISKWEEVHHFLGEWLGSVGNQNQPEVLFKDDWKEKINAYVSEFLKREGASLKALSKEKKRELIKALHQEGAFKAKNAASYVADVLDLSRATIYNYLR; encoded by the coding sequence ATGAACGATCTAGCTATATATTTTTCTGTGGCTCAGGCAATTAATATACTTCTCCATCCATATGGAGAGATAGTTATTCATGATCTGAAGACTGGTCAGATCGCCGCCATCTATAATAATTTCTCAAAAAGAAAAGTTGGAGATGAATCATTAATTGAAGATTTAGAAGACTATGAGAAACTGCCTGATGTTTTTCCTGTCTATTCAAAAATGAACTGGGACGGCAGGAAAATGAAATCCTCTACTGCTACCTTGCGTGATAAAAAAGGAAAACCCATTGGTCTTTTGTGCATTAATCTTGATATTTCAAAATGGGAAGAGGTTCATCATTTTCTAGGAGAATGGTTAGGAAGTGTAGGCAATCAAAATCAACCCGAGGTTCTTTTTAAAGATGATTGGAAAGAAAAAATTAATGCCTATGTTTCTGAATTTTTGAAAAGAGAAGGAGCATCGCTTAAGGCTTTAAGCAAAGAAAAAAAACGAGAGCTGATTAAGGCCCTTCATCAAGAAGGGGCCTTTAAAGCTAAAAATGCTGCGTCTTATGTGGCTGACGTTCTCGATCTCTCACGCGCTACAATATATAACTATTTGAGGTAA
- the aspC_2 gene encoding Aspartate aminotransferase, protein MKIPDFKLEEFWKKYEFSAPYLLCPSDVETWSLKELLTLADAESRTLWDNLHLGYTESPGSPLLREEIANLYSTLDKDHILTTAGAEEGIYCSMQSLLSPGDHAIVISPCYQSLETLPKVLGAEVTSISLDPKKKWKLDIEQLNDAFRSSTRLLILNCPHNPTGALLDKEVFETMIKLARANGTYIFSDEVYRYLEIDESKRLPAIADAYEKGISLNVMTKAFGLAGLRIGWLASRDKDFLQEVGSYKLYTSICNSAPSEILALMALRAKDVILKRNREIMMNNLDLLDQFFERYPSSFAWNCPESGTMAFPELLLPIPIDWFIEKLVEEAGILIMPGSVFDFPGNFFRIGFGRKNMPEVLKRFEQYLKSHANIH, encoded by the coding sequence ATGAAAATTCCCGATTTTAAATTAGAAGAATTTTGGAAAAAATATGAGTTCTCAGCTCCCTATTTATTATGTCCATCGGATGTGGAAACTTGGAGCCTCAAAGAACTTTTGACTTTGGCTGATGCTGAATCGCGAACACTTTGGGATAATCTACATCTGGGATACACGGAAAGTCCTGGTTCACCTTTACTTCGTGAGGAAATAGCTAACCTTTATTCAACTCTTGATAAAGATCATATTCTGACTACAGCAGGTGCAGAGGAAGGAATTTATTGTAGCATGCAATCGCTCCTTTCTCCAGGTGACCATGCTATAGTCATTTCTCCCTGTTATCAATCTTTGGAGACTTTACCTAAAGTGCTGGGAGCTGAAGTTACCAGTATATCGCTTGATCCTAAGAAAAAATGGAAGCTAGACATTGAACAGCTTAATGATGCATTTCGCTCATCAACGAGACTTCTTATCCTTAATTGCCCTCACAATCCAACCGGTGCACTTTTGGATAAAGAGGTGTTTGAGACCATGATAAAACTCGCAAGAGCTAATGGTACTTACATTTTTTCAGATGAAGTCTATCGCTATCTCGAAATCGATGAGTCAAAGCGACTCCCAGCAATAGCAGATGCCTACGAAAAAGGAATAAGTCTTAATGTCATGACAAAGGCATTTGGTCTTGCAGGTTTACGCATCGGCTGGTTGGCTTCTCGTGATAAAGACTTTTTACAAGAAGTAGGGTCATATAAACTCTACACCTCAATTTGTAATAGCGCTCCAAGCGAGATTCTTGCTCTCATGGCTCTTCGAGCAAAGGATGTTATTTTAAAGAGAAATCGAGAAATTATGATGAACAATTTAGACCTTCTCGATCAATTTTTTGAACGTTATCCCTCTTCTTTTGCGTGGAATTGTCCGGAAAGTGGTACAATGGCATTCCCAGAACTTCTTTTACCTATACCCATAGATTGGTTCATTGAAAAACTAGTTGAAGAAGCCGGCATACTCATTATGCCAGGAAGTGTTTTCGATTTTCCTGGAAATTTCTTTCGCATTGGATTTGGTCGTAAGAACATGCCAGAAGTACTTAAACGTTTTGAACAATACTTAAAAAGCCATGCAAATATACACTAA
- a CDS encoding glutamine amidotransferase: MRSLIAIRHVDFEDLGNWEDFLSEDYKIKYIHAADQAISLLRNENIDLLVVLGGPIGVYQEKEYPFIKTEIALLEDRLKSDLPTLGICLGSQLIARALGAKVYPNHTKEIGWQPLNLTEKGKSGCIRYLDSKYTSMFHWHGDTFDLPPGTDLLASTNNCKNQIFAFRKNVLAFQCHPEISAQHLEKWWIGHTAELSHNHLSVNDLRDQSTKLAPQLQKQSLQFIQAWIDSIKEKTISASLEAEKS; the protein is encoded by the coding sequence ATGAGGTCATTGATTGCAATTAGACATGTAGATTTTGAAGATCTAGGGAATTGGGAAGATTTTCTCTCGGAAGATTACAAGATTAAATATATTCACGCTGCTGATCAAGCGATCTCTCTACTAAGAAATGAAAATATTGATCTTTTGGTTGTACTTGGTGGACCTATAGGAGTTTATCAGGAGAAAGAATATCCCTTTATTAAAACTGAAATTGCACTATTAGAAGATCGATTGAAATCGGATTTACCTACCCTAGGAATATGTTTGGGAAGCCAATTAATAGCAAGAGCATTGGGTGCAAAGGTATATCCTAATCATACCAAAGAAATTGGCTGGCAACCTTTAAATCTAACTGAGAAAGGTAAAAGTGGCTGTATACGTTATTTAGATTCTAAATATACATCTATGTTTCATTGGCATGGTGATACTTTTGATTTACCACCTGGAACGGATCTATTAGCCTCTACTAACAACTGCAAGAATCAAATTTTTGCTTTTAGAAAAAATGTGCTTGCATTCCAATGTCACCCAGAAATTTCAGCTCAACACTTAGAAAAGTGGTGGATAGGTCATACAGCTGAATTATCTCATAATCATCTTTCAGTTAATGACTTACGTGATCAAAGTACAAAACTAGCTCCGCAACTTCAGAAGCAATCACTCCAATTTATACAAGCATGGATAGATAGTATTAAAGAAAAGACTATATCTGCATCTCTTGAGGCAGAGAAGTCATGA
- a CDS encoding ornithine cyclodeaminase — protein MQIYTKEQIEKAIDIPYLIAEIEKGLTLYSKEKAIIAPSSFLHFKNPPGDVHIKSGAIIGEDLYVVKIASGFYDNPKLALSSSNGLMLLFSQKTGELKAILLDEGRLTDLRTGLAGAIAAKHLANHPIIKIGIIGTGIQAREQLFNLQFVTGCREVLIWGRNPAKAMDFAQDPRFSMFNISLVRNVEEVAESCNLIVTATASTKPLLFGDQLRPGTHITAVGTDDCGKQEMDASVFDKADLIIVDSFSQCSQYGDLAHAKNIKNTPMELGAFLDKPQMRHNNWITVADLTGIAIEDLQIAKAVFSKLL, from the coding sequence ATGCAAATATACACTAAAGAGCAAATCGAAAAAGCGATCGATATACCTTATTTGATTGCAGAAATTGAGAAAGGACTGACTCTCTATTCAAAAGAAAAAGCAATCATAGCCCCATCAAGCTTTTTGCATTTTAAAAATCCTCCTGGCGATGTTCATATCAAATCAGGAGCTATTATAGGTGAGGATCTCTATGTCGTTAAAATCGCGTCTGGATTTTACGATAATCCTAAGCTCGCATTATCTAGTAGTAATGGCCTTATGCTGCTCTTTTCCCAAAAGACCGGAGAGTTAAAAGCGATTCTTTTGGATGAAGGTCGACTAACCGATCTACGCACAGGACTTGCAGGTGCGATCGCAGCAAAGCACTTAGCTAATCATCCAATTATAAAAATTGGCATTATTGGTACAGGAATCCAGGCTAGAGAACAACTTTTTAATCTTCAATTCGTTACAGGTTGTAGAGAAGTTCTTATTTGGGGAAGAAATCCAGCTAAAGCAATGGATTTCGCTCAAGATCCACGTTTTTCTATGTTTAATATTTCTTTAGTAAGAAATGTTGAAGAGGTCGCAGAAAGCTGCAATTTAATTGTAACAGCCACTGCTTCTACCAAACCGCTACTCTTTGGTGATCAATTAAGGCCAGGTACTCATATTACAGCGGTAGGGACAGATGATTGTGGAAAACAAGAGATGGATGCCAGTGTTTTTGATAAGGCAGATTTAATCATAGTAGATAGCTTCTCTCAATGCTCGCAATATGGAGACCTTGCACATGCGAAGAATATCAAGAATACACCTATGGAGCTGGGTGCTTTCTTAGATAAACCCCAAATGCGTCATAACAATTGGATTACTGTGGCAGACCTTACAGGCATTGCTATAGAGGATCTTCAAATTGCAAAAGCTGTTTTTTCAAAGCTACTGTAG